A genomic segment from Bombus huntii isolate Logan2020A chromosome 13, iyBomHunt1.1, whole genome shotgun sequence encodes:
- the LOC126872641 gene encoding serine-rich adhesin for platelets-like isoform X3 produces MSGMGKRTYLREVNPYLICPLCIGYLIDATTVVECLHSFCRSCILKHLNREAYCPSCKHVLNKAKPNIKADKALQDIVYKLVPGLYHKEMRRRREFYKKHPEHADLATPEQRGEDVSGRLIFAPEDAVSLSLEYLPPGADPLTILLSTNDDTNNSNASNNQSNSSNNGNNNSNSNGIGNHSTNTTSNRRYLQCPALVTIAHLKKFLALKYSVDMTRYNIEICHRRAPLPEHWTLMDVAYIYAWKRNAPMRFFYRVALEEQRLEAPPHDRPSTPGLGASLPPVDAVTRDDDNSDNPENGIEAKPEAELSNDTEQKPALDNQSKVSNEKPRSPSHQVPSNETKEETSKEEQPSSTVTTSTSATSTTVSVTSTNSTSTTTATDTIASSASASASTSTSTSTSTSTSTSTSTSTSTSTSTSTSTSTSTSTSTSTSTSTSTSTSDSETKQIKTPIKILKNPDGRYEVLRSPPGSWNSKEQSARSIETKPSNPEFSVVSIGNGQNSNGVKITLKQCTPNNSSPNKPKVISNVLLHCGQVDKDNPDSLVIQQLHRDKEKRQTEKQEKQKRRVTFVERSIPEKTVASNALKSIQKKPGEQQEKKQFLQGFQLTARESASEMALESSSKFNEANTNNETNETRKKGNATSKKEDGIATETLNNVNENSKNKSNNENIGVNASGNAASASKRVATMAGIGNARVNANKQCSDVDMCTFGYSKNTNVGMNINVNSSPAKMDVYTFSNDPPVVPAGAVKRKCPPGLPIFDIKKRKHISSQVPKKQTQVHPPAVVQNNAKSPRKLPMEHVISVKRANIVGEAGPSRAPTTPSTKSSPTPVLSNDTRNILDGCGLNIPASLSITLTAPKSPANNVGFTEPNDSKDNRKNTLGKVSPSITLNDRSVDPRVLKALKTGQIRMPAPSKPRQPKQSERDANQQRQASSAKRERDQESRDILDLSGGKKMDIHPLRIPQPVTKLKAKPTIREMPNISDQGQVVTLVGGHRYYRAPPGSLTPAAHRVNDCPLPTPSRTPVYAPGFSSPLNNSRYNTNLSSVFPSLQSLYALSQAPNLQQFQTDARLRLPRGTDANSTISNNDNRNMNANVSGKSHLAAQCAPVKPVRSSVAPLAVAIPKQQQQSNDKSTCINKSVSNEISKTPVFRGNESLDSTESGQQLSVQTKYSSAAESNNRYPPRATNNSNMNNENKTSTEATRNCSLETTNDARKEPDNSSRQTPHREAASPRVSSTASPSPPPGDTNANTINETTSGHTDNMNTASNGIDNDLPAPSPTKKNNAGAEVSSSKSPASPDSSSVTIESPSSKSCTTVEQGCPSPSQTSDTVKSSENSTKVENNVTEDSTNDNENKASTEQPATKQLTSEIFQKRFLAAFPSNEWANNPIAAEHLGNFLKSLNASIKSENKMDSKGSEKVESQLACNDATRLNNEVSSKSRTDVTESS; encoded by the exons ATGTCGGGAATGGGTAAAAGGACGTATCTTCGCGAGGTGAACCCCTACCTTATTTGTCCGTTGTGCATAGGATATCTTATAGACGCGACTACCGTCGTCGAGTGTTTACATTCGT TTTGTAGGAGCTGTATCCTCAAGCATCTCAACAGGGAAGCTTACTGTCCTTCTTGCAAACATGTCCTCAACAAAGCCAAGCCGAACATCAA agCGGACAAGGCGTTGCAAGATATCGTGTACAAATTGGTGCCTGGACTGTATCACAAAGAGATGCGCAGGAGAAgagaattttacaaaaaacaTCCTGAACATG CGGATTTAGCGACACCGGAACAGCGCGGAGAAGACGTGAGCGGAAGGTTGATCTTCGCTCCAGAAGACGCAGTTAGCTTAAGCTTAGAATATCTACCGCCTGGGGCAGATCCTCTGACCATCCTTCTTAGCACTAACGACGACACCAACAACTCGAACGCATCTAACAATCAAAGTAATAGCAGTAACAACggtaataataatagcaataGCAACGGCATCGGCAATCACAGCACAAATACAACAAGTAACAGGCGCTACCTTCAGTGTCCGGCACTTGTGACTATCGCGCATTTAAAGAAATTCCTAGCTTTGAAATACAGCGTCGATATGACGAGATACAACATCGAAATTTGCCATCGACGTGCCCCGCTGCCGGAACACTGGACCCTCATGGACGTCGCTTACATTTACGCGTGGAAAAGG aacGCACCGATGCGATTTTTTTACCGAGTAGCGTTGGAAGAGCAGAGGTTAGAGGCACCTCCTCATGACAGGCCATCCACACCAGGTTTAGGTGCTAGTTTGCCTCCCGTTGACGCAGTAACGCGAGATGACGATAACTCGGACAATCCTGAGAACGGCATCGAAGCTAAGCCGGAAGCAGAGCTTTCGAACGATACTGAGCAGAAACCTGCGTTGGACAATCAGAGCAAAGTCTCGAACGAGAAACCGCGCTCTCCGAGTCATCAAGTGCCCTCGAATGAAACCAAGGAAGAGACTAGTAAAGAGGAACAACCGTCGAGTACGGTAACAACGTCGACAAGCGCTACGTCGACGACGGTTTCTGTAACATCGACAAATAGCACATCGACGACGACGGCAACCGACACGATTGCCTCGTCCGCGTCCGCGTCCGCGTCCACGTCCACGTCAACATCCACGTCCACGTCAACATCCACGTCCACGTCAACATCCACGTCCACGTCAACATCCACGTCCACGTCCACGTCAACATCCACGTCCACGTCCACGTCCACGTCCACGTCCACGTCCACGTCCACGTCAGATAGCGAAActaaacaaattaaaacaCCTATCAAAATATTGAAGAATCCAGACGGAAGGTACGAAGTCTTAAGAAGCCCGCCAGGTAGTTGGAATTCGAAAGAACAGAGTGCTAGGAGTATCGAAACGAAACCATCGAATCCAGAATTTAGTGTCGTGAGTATAGGCAATGGTCAGAATTCGAACGGAGTGAAGATCACGTTGAAGCAATGTACACCGAACAATTCGAGTCCGAACAAGCCGAAAGTTATCAGCAACGTGTTACTGCATTGCGGTCAGGTTGACAAAGATAACCCTGATTCGTTAGTGATTCAGCAGCTTCACAGAGATAAAGAGAAACGTCAGACAGAGAAGCAGGAGAAACAAAAGAGGAGGGTAACTTTCGTGGAACGATCTATCCCTGAGAAGACGGTGGCCAGTAACGCGTTAAAGAGTATACAAAAGAAACCAGGGGAACAGCAGGAGAAGAAACAGTTCCTCCAAGGTTTCCAGTTGACAGCCAGAGAGTCAGCATCCGAAATGGCTTTAGAGTCTTCCTCTAAGTTTAACGAAGCGAATACCAACAATGAGACGAATGAGACGCGAAAGAAGGGCAATGCCACGTCGAAGAAGGAGGACGGTATAGCGACAGAGACTTTGAATAATGTAAATGAGAACtcaaagaataaaagcaaCAACGAGAACATTGGGGTAAATGCGAGTGGGAACGCTGCGAGTGCGAGTAAACGGGTTGCAACTATGGCCGGAATTGGCAACGCGCGAGTGAATGCAAATAAACAGTGCAGTGACGTAGATATGTGCACATTTGGATACTCGAAGAATACGAACGTAGGTATGAACATCAACGTAAATAGCAGTCCCGCGAAGATGGATGTGTATACGTTTTCCAACGACCCACCGGTAGTTCCCGCGGGAGCTGTGAAAAGGAAATGTCCGCCAGGTCTACCGATCTTCGATATCAAGAAAAGGAAGCATATTTCGAGCCAAGTGCCGAAAAAGCAAACTCAAGTACATCCGCCTGCAGTCGTGCAAAACAACGCCAAGTCACCTCGAAAACTTCCAATGGAGCACGTTATTTCGGTGAAACGGGCGAACATAGTCGGAGAAGCTGGTCCTAGTCGTGCACCCACGACACCAAGTACGAAATCTTCGCCGACTCCGGTACTTTCCAACGACACAAGGAATATATTAGACGGCTGCGGATTGAACATTCCTGCGAGCCTCAGTATAACTCTGACAGCGCCAAAATCACCCGCGAACAATGTTGGATTTACCGAACCAAATGATTCCAAAGATAATCGAAAGAATACGCTGGGAAAAGTCAGTCCCAGTATAACTCTTAACGATAGATCGGTCGATCCACGAGTACTGAAAGCCTTGAAGACGGGACAGATTAGAATGCCCGCACCGTCGAAACCAAGGCAGCCTAAGCAATCGGAACGCGATGCGAACCAACAACGGCAGGCGTCGTCCGCTAAACGAGAAAGGGACCAGGAATCGAGAGACATTTTGGACCTCAGCGGAGGGAAGAAGATGGACATACACCCGTTAAGAATACCACAGCCAGTAACGAAACTTAAAGCAAAACCGACGATCAGAGAAATGCCAAATATCTCGGATCAGGGACAAGTTGTAACGCTCGTTGGTGGCCATAGGTATTATCGTGCGCCACCAGGTTCTTTGACTCCAGCAGCGCATAGAGTGAACGATTGTCCGCTTCCAACGCCTTCGAGAACACCAGTTTACGCTCCTGGATTCTCCAGTCCTTTAAACAACAGCAGGTACAACACAAATCTTTCATCCGTTTTTCCCAGTCTGCAAAGTCTGTATGCCTTGAGCCAAGCACCGAATCTTCAGCAGTTTCAGACAGACGCGAGGCTAAGGCTACCTCGAGGGACGGACGCTAATTCCACCATATCTAACAACGATAATCGAAATATGAACGCTAATGTATCCGGGAAAAGTCATCTAGCTGCCCAATGCGCGCCAGTGAAACCGGTAAGATCGTCTGTGGCGCCTTTGGCTGTTGCGATACCtaaacaacaacaacaatcgAACGATAAATCAACGTGTATAAACAAATCTGTCTCGAATGAGATTAGTAAAACACCTGTGTTTCGCGGTAACGAATCTCTCGACTCCACGGAGTCTGGTCAACAATTGTCCGTCCAAACCAAGTACTCGTCGGCCGCGGAATCTAACAATCGATACCCGCCGCGAGCTACCAATAACAGCAACATGAACAACGAAAACAAAACGTCTACTGAAGCGACTCGTAATTGTAGTTTGGAAACTACTAATGATGCGAGAAAGGAACCGGACAATTCGTCACGGCAGACGCCTCATCGCGAAGCAGCCAGTCCAAGAGTATCATCTACGGCTTCTCCGTCACCACCACCTGGAGATACTAACGCGAATACGATTAACGAAACTACCAGCGGTCATACCGATAATATGAACACCGCTTCCAATGGAATAGACAACGATCTACCTGCACCGAGTCCGACGAAGAAGAACAACGCAGGTGCGGAGGTATCGAGTAGCAAATCGCCTGCTAGTCCAGACTCTAGTTCGGTAACTATCGAAAGTCCTTCCAGCAAAAGCTGCACCACGGTGGAACAAGGATGCCCTTCTCCCTCACAAACGTCAGATACGGTCAAATCATCGGAGAATTCGACAAAGGTTGAGAATAACGTCACAGAAGACTCGACGAACGATAACGAAAACAAAGCTTCCACCGAGCAACCTGCCACGAAACAATTGACTTCGGAGATTTTTCAAAAAAGGTTTCTAGCCGCGTTTCCTTCTAACGAATGGGCAAATAACCCGATAGCTGCGGAACACTTAGGCAACTTCTTGAAAAGTTTGAACGCGTCGATCAAATCAGAGAATAAAATGGATAGCAAGGGATCGGAAAAGGTCGAGAGCCAACTCGCGTGTAACGATGCAACGCGTTTAAATAACGAAGTGTCATCGAAATCTCGAACAGACGTTACCGAATCATCGTAA